Proteins encoded by one window of Lasioglossum baleicum chromosome 4, iyLasBale1, whole genome shotgun sequence:
- the Root gene encoding ciliary rootlet coiled-coil, rootletin isoform X2 — MSRSLSKGIPQLSTRGQMERRRPPFLRGPSKTKETDKNTSSKMDSSRSTASGMGEHKDDDDLSPDALVRQNFELRHRLEEEAANYKRRLDTYRQAQQHQAALVSRLQAKVLQYKQRCSELENQVAETSAYDSNKLSSSIPVLPTPLDAAHQTLRDMREEQIHDLDTALKKLADERKRCEKLLQLNTTLKDQLEESHQTNEALTNDLQKLSNDWDILREELAIKEDEWREEEQAFNDYYTSEHNRLLNLWRDVVSVKRLFAEIKSSTERDLSKMKNNINSTFNDVSSACSNIGFAMKMQAAVQPMISQQVHHAQEQVASDLKIELSSLKQQYDVVQHENRMKEERINQLIRDVHTLEERCVEAETEMQRNVRAQDDVEILQSALRDIAHAVIQDAEAREIESTQGPPHLHLTPSVPIPQKSPKRGTRSNTIPAFAESTISAVQAALHKYQLTIHELQVKLQSNKEQLVATRKQCENAEETMKILEKRVQELISELDAARSKCSQLNQEKDMLQKGLDTVRVEKNALDKSRVEINSMMENLNNDYEKMQKANNKLQKLCDSLEDEKLYLQSELNRVSKEAELREINLRSEEDRCSKMREELLTLREELNKAYLSKDMLEQQKLETDGLISHIEKNKGDLELELERVILEKSDVQEVLMKLESVCSNHEQERHRLQEELKKVTDEKAKLANQCTDQQGDLGSLRKELLQAEQIRLDLESEKATLNEKVKFLEIEKEKTEIELAQVTRERGDLSNQLSVLARKKETLNEELMRLRQRLEQANEMNGRINRNLEDLIKDNEEKQVLLETNEKEVQRLQEQLASMRSEKETLEGVLFDTQTNLESMHMKKTQLEKEQKELLVNKESLKGQVERLMKDLENSEKRAKEMKQSMTQQSGDQEAEFHHIISNLKKHSEDNIKKLNEEKEQVKISLEKRLQQSMLQLSGEKNNEINQLQQRIDEMQQQMENLCQQHEEVLLRAENDKQQALLMAHHDQQALMEKLEGVLREMEEEKNNVERIKREAASRAEQERNNTKQLRDELNRLKTKLDETKLKSDEERIKLDLKIEELWKERESAQRESEELQVQLHLTEDRVDSLQNQLHETVRKLKDVETLNESLRKELVDVRRQLADSTYEKEKYHNSNKELREHVKRIESEKREQSRTLEESYQKIAALEDMKVTIDAERSRLQAQLRDMERETSQLQKQLRFTQDELQKSHDSNAQAQSDEKELQARLANETEERERLQLQLHQVKKQLIDVDNSLEATRQELGRLRSRADEEDERWRTREQELLVRLEDCRCRERKLEDQKHNLEVCLADASQQIQELKARLGGSEGRVRALDAQLSQLEIAKKEADQKLSSVGSTLRRIIGIPMDGSVNMPFKLMSPSRRWSPARAQEHTDSGRDAIFDVDPEAVRKGVRSFMQQVAQIERERDDYKTELSNLKKQLTETQEIQNKSDSQINTLLANIRMLQDEKNSLEMKLSQRQGSYDIQLNALQQKTEECEQLREKLANLELIINSGTEEKIQCEDKLEKMKQALSRVENEKRSLQEELNRSESRATKLELQRMSLEGDLQRLQMMFQEKEANIHKLQERSETQNRAMASLEERCASLKSTIEQLNITLEKASNTESELKSEINSLQRNVLELTTTLQTSNEKTKQLQKQLTNTENERRILTERVESLQQTLSELKRTNQSLTDQINRMQNELANNEVQRCTLESQLRIASFPQEETTNKDEELMRQLQAAQRERSEMRGKLDALSDKVKMLEADKRNLERQVSFAKSSNVRSKSYERPEKAHTELLGTGFDVDHYEQENRELRLKVRRLETQLAEKEAELIRMKSSYVHTHSMYDYSRDRSGEVERLRAAQLQAEKLLEAREQSHRQQVLRLENQIQLLREQLNQEIKRRQLYVLRSSRAGREMQQLRQALGDSLRTVAQDPSLDAVLLEHEARKLDSTLTSTTSLPPSLALPPPSSYDRSSTPAQLK, encoded by the exons TCATTGTCCAAAGGCATTCCCCAGCTCTCGACGAGAGGACAGATGGAAAGGCGGCGGCCACCGTTTCTTAGAGGGCCTAGTAAGACGAAAGAG ACGGACAAGAACACAAGCAGTAAAATGGATTCGTCACGGAGTACTGCCAGTGGTATGGGGGAACACAAGGACGATGACGATCTATCGCCAGATGCACTGGTCAGACAAAATTTTGAACTGCGTCATCGTCTCGAAGAAGAGGCTGCCAATTACAAGAGACGGCTGGACACATATAGACAAGCACAACAGCATCAGGCGGCTCTTGTTTCCCGTTTACAAGCCAAA GTTTTACAATACAAACAAAGATGTTCAGAGCTGGAGAACCAGGTGGCAGAGACCAGCGCATATGATTCTAATAAACTGTCCAGTTCTATACCAGTGTTGCCCACTCCACTAGACGCAGCGCATCAAACATTAAGGGACATGCGCGAAGAACAGATTCATGATTTAGACACAGCCTTAAAAAAGCTTGCAGACGAACGCAAAAG GTGTGAAAAATTGTTGCAACTCAACACAACGCTCAAGGACCAACTAGAAGAATCGCATCAGACAAACGAGGCACTAACCAacgatctacaaaaattgaGCAACGATTGGGACATACTAAGAGAAGAATTAGCGATCAAAGAAGATGAATGGAGAGAAGAAGAGCAGGCGTTCAATGATTATTATACTTCAGAGCACAATAGATTGTTAAACCTCTGGCGCGATGTGGTCTCCGTGAAACGATTATTCGCAGAGATAAAATCTAGTACGGAAAGAGATCtgtcgaaaatgaagaataatattaattctacCTTTAACGACGTTTCATCGGCTTGCAGCAACATAGGCTTTGCTATGAAGATGCAAGCAGCTGTGCAACCAATG ATATCGCAGCAAGTTCACCATGCGCAGGAACAGGTAGCGTCAGACTTGAAGATTGAGTTGTCATCGCTGAAGCAACAGTATGACGTTGTTCAACATGAGAACCGCATGAAGGAAGAGAGAATCAACCAGCTTATTCGTGATGTTCACACTTTG GAGGAGAGATGCGTGGAGGCAGAAACGGAAATGCAACGTAACGTGCGTGCCCAGGACGACGTTGAGATCCTGCAATCCGCGTTGAGAGACATAGCGCACGCGGTGATCCAGGATGCAGAAGCTCGCGAGATCGAGAGCACCCAAGGACCCCCTCATCTGCATTTAACACCCAGCGTCCCGATCCCCCAGAAATCACCGAAAAGAGGTACAAGAAGCAACACCATCCCAGCGTTTGCTGAAAGTACGATCAGTGCTGTGCAAGCAGCGCTGCATAAATATCAGTTGACTATACACGAGCTTCAG GTGAAACTGCAAAGCAATAAAGAACAGTTGGTGGCGACCCGGAAACAATGCGAGAACGCGGAAGAAACTATGAAAATCTTGGAGAAACGTGTGCAGGAATTAATCTCCGAACTGGATGCGGCTCGATCGAAGTGTTCGCAGCTGAATCAAGAGAAGGACATGTTGCAAAAAGGTCTAGACACTGTGAGAGTGGAAAAGAATGCGCTAGACAAGAGTAGAGTCGAAATTAACAGCATG ATGGAGAATTTGAACAACGATTACGAAAAGATGCAGAAGgccaacaataaattacagaagcTCTGCGATAGTCTTGAGGATGAGAAACTGTATCTGCAGAGCGAATTGAACAGAGTTTCCAAAGAAGCGGAGTTAAG GGAGATTAATCTCCGTTCAGAAGAAGATAGATGCAGTAAAATGAGAGAGGAGTTGTTGACTCTGCGGGAGGAGTTAAACAAAGCCTATTTAAGCAAAGACATGTTGGAACAGCAGAAATTAGAGACCGATGGTTTGATTTCTCACATCGAGAAGAACAAAG GCGACTTGGAACTGGAGTTAGAACGCGTGATATTGGAAAAGTCGGACGTCCAAGAAGTCCTGATGAAGTTGGAATCGGTTTGCAGTAATCACGAGCAGGAGAGACATCGGCTGCAAGAGGAGCTGAAGAAG GTGACAGACGAGAAGGCGAAATTGGCGAATCAGTGTACGGATCAGCAAGGTGATTTAGGCTCCCTGAGGAAGGAGCTGCTGCAAGCGGAGCAAATCAGGCTGGATTTGGAATCGGAGAAGGCTACGTTGAACGAGAaagtgaaatttttggagatcgAGAAGGAGAAGACCGAAATAGAATTGGCGCAGGTCACGCGAGAACGTGGAGACCTGAGCAATCAATTATCGGTTCTAGCGAGGAAGAAGGAGACCTTGAACGAGGAGCTGATGAGACTCAGACAAAGATTGGAGCAAGCAAACGAGATGAATGGGAGGATCAACCGGAACTTGGAAGATCTGATAAAGGACAACGAGGAGAAACAG GTGCTTCTGGAGACCAACGAAAAAGAAGTGCAGCGATTGCAAGAgcagcttgcatcgatgcgcaGCGAGAAGGAAACCTTGGAGGGTGTCCTGTTCGATACGCAAACTAACCTAGAGAGTATGCACATGAAAAAGACGCAGCTGGAGAAGGAGCAAAAAGAACTGTTAGTTAACAAAGAAAGTCTAAAGGGACAAGTAGAAAGACTGATGAAGGATTTGGAAAACAGCGAGAAACGGGCCAAGGAAATGAAGCAGAGTATGACGCAGCAAAGCGGCGACCAAGAGGCTGAATTCCATCATATTATCTCCAACTTGAAGAAACACAGCGAGGATAATATTAAGAAGCTGAACGAGGAGAAA GAACAGGTCAAGATAAGTCTGGAGAAGCGACTTCAGCAGTCGATGTTACAACTAAGCGGTGAGAAGAACAACGAGATCAACCAATTGCAGCAGAGAATAGACGAGATGCAGCAACAGATGGAGAACTTGTGTCAGCAGCACGAGGAGGTTCTTCTTAGAGCGGAGAATGACAAACAGCAGGCTCTTTTGATGG CTCATCACGATCAACAAGCGCTGATGGAGAAGCTCGAGGGTGTTCTGCGAGAAATGGAAGAAGAGAAGAACAACGTGGAGAGGATAAAGAGGGAGGCCGCGTCGCGTGCCGAACAGGAGCGCAACAATACGAAACAATTGCGCGACGAGTTGAATCGTTTGAAGACGAAGTTGGACGAGACTAAGTTGAAATCCGACGAAGAGAGGATAAAGCTTGATCTGAAGATAGAAGAGCTGTGGAAGGAACGGGAATCGGCGCAGAGAGAGTCTGAAGAACTGCAAGTTCAATTGCACCTGACTGAGGATAGGGTGGACAGTCTGCAAAATCAGCTGCACGAGACTGTTCGAAAACTCAAAGATG TTGAGACTCTGAACGAAAGCCTGCGCAAAGAGCTAGTGGATGTCAGAAGGCAATTAGCAGACTCCACGTATGAGAAggaaaagtaccataacagcaATAAAGAACTGCGGGAGCACGTTAAACGCATTGAAAGTGAAAAGAGAGAACAGAGTAGGACGTTGGAAGAGTCGTATCAGAAGATTGCAG CTCTGGAGGACATGAAAGTAACCATAGACGCAGAAAGATCGCGTCTTCAGGCGCAGCTACGGGACATGGAACGAGAGACTTCGCAGCTGCAGAAACAATTACGGTTTACACAGGACGAGTTGCAAAAGTCTCACGATAGCAACGCGCAAGCACAGAGCGATGAGAAAGAGCTGCAAGCTCGACTGGCGAATGAGACAGAGGAGAGAGAACGGCTGCAGTTGCAACTGCATCAAGTAAAAAAACAG TTGATAGATGTGGATAACAGTTTAGAAGCCACCAGACAAGAGCTTGGAAGACTGCGTTCGCGTGCTGACGAGGAAGATGAAAGATGGCGGACGAGGGAGCAAGAGTTGCTGGTTAGACTGGAGGACTGTCGATGTAGGGAGAGAAAACTCGAAGATCAGAAACATAATTTGGAAGTTTGCTTGGCTGATGCTTCCCAACAAATTCAGGAACTGAAG GCGCGTCTCGGAGGATCTGAAGGACGAGTCAGAGCCCTGGATGCTCAGTTGTCTCAGCTAGAAATCGCGAAGAAGGAAGCAGATCAGAAATTGAGTAGCGTGGGTTCTACCTTGCGACGTATCATTGGTATTCCGATGGACGGAAGCGTGAACATGCCGTTCAAATTGATGAGTCCTTCGAGAAGATGGAGTCCTGCAAGAG CTCAAGAGCACACTGACTCCGGCAGAGACGCGATATTCGATGTCGATCCTGAAGCAGTTAGGAAGGGCGTGCGGTCCTTCATGCAACAAGTGGCGCAAATCGAACGCGAAAGG GATGACTACAAAACGGAGCTGAGCAACTTGAAGAAACAGCTGACAGAAACTCAAGAGATCCAGAACAAGTCAGACTCCCAAATAAACACGCTACTGGCCAACATCAGAATGCTGCAAGACGAGAAGAACTCATTGGAAATGAAGCTGTCTCAGAGGCAAGGCAGTTACGACATACAG TTGAACGCTTTGCAACAAAAGACAGAGGAATGCGAGCAGCTGCGCGAGAAGCTGGCGAACCTCGAGCTAATAATCAACAGTGGCACAGAAGAAAAGATACAGTGCGAG GACAAGCTGGAGAAAATGAAGCAAGCTCTCAGTCGAGTGGAAAACGAGAAGCGCAGTTTGCAAGAGGAGCTAAACAGGAGCGAGTCTCGAGCTACCAAATTGGAATTACAGAGAATGTCATTGGAGGGTGATCTCCAGAGACTGCAGATGATGTTCCAAGAGAAGGAAGCAAATATTCAT AAGCTGCAAGAAAGAAGCGAGACTCAGAACAGAGCCATGGCAAGCTTAGAGGAACGCTGTGCTTCGTTGAAATCAACAATAGAACAGTTAAACATAACTTTAGAGAAAGCGTCCAACACGGAAAGCGAGTTGAAGAGTGAAATTAATTCTCTGCAGCGCAACGTTCTAGAATTGACGACGACTTTGCAGACGTCCAATGAGAAAACCAAACAG TTGCAAAAACAACTGACCAACACCGAAAACGAGCGAAGAATTTTGACGGAGCGCGTGGAGTCCTTGCAGCAGACACTGAGCGAGCTGAAACGAACGAACCAGTCGCTAACGGATCAAATAAATCGAATGCAGAATGAGCTGGCTAACAACGAGGTGCAACGTTGCACCTTAGAGTCGCAGTTGAGGATAGCCAGTTTTCCGCAGGAGGAAACAACGAACAAAGATGAGGAGCTGATGCGTCAGTTGCAGGCTGCGCAAAGAGAAAGGAGCGAAATGAGAGGAAAGCTGGATGCGCTTAGCGACAAG GTGAAGATGTTAGAAGCTGATAAGCGTAATTTAGAACGCCAAGTGTCATTTGCTAAGTCGAGCAACGTTCGCAGCAAGAGTTACGAGAGGCCAGAGAAAGCGCACACGGAGCTGTTGGGTACCGGTTTCGACGTGGACCATTACGAACAAGAGAACAGGGAATTGAGATTGAAAGTCCGCAGATTGGAGACTCAGCTGGCGGAGAAGGAAGCAGAACTGATAAGAATGAAGTCTAGCTATGTTCATACTCATTCGATGTACGATTATAGTCGGGATAGATCGGGAGAAGTCGAGAGACTCAGGGCTGCACAGCTGCAGGCGGAGAAATTGTTGGAAGCAAGGGAGCAGAGTCATCGTCAGCAAGTGCTGCGTCTGGAAAATCAG ATTCAATTACTGCGGGAACAACTGAATCAAGAGATAAAACGCAGACAATTGTATGTGCTGAGAAGTTCAAGGGCTGGCAGGGAGATGCAACAATTGAGACAAGCTTTAGGCGATTCATTGAGAACAGTGGCTCAAGACCCGTCGCTGGACGCAGTGTTATTGGAACACGAAGCCCGTAAGCTCGACTCGACCTTGACGAGTACCACGAGCTTACCGCCGTCTTTGGCTTTACCACCACCATCGTCGTACGACAGATCTTCCACGCCGGCACAGCTTAAATAA